Proteins encoded together in one Papio anubis isolate 15944 chromosome 3, Panubis1.0, whole genome shotgun sequence window:
- the LOC101026069 gene encoding 40S ribosomal protein S4, X isoform-like, protein MARGPKKHLKRVAAPKHWMLDKLTGVFAPRPSTGPHKLRECLPLIVFLRNRLKYALTGDEVKKICMQRFIKIDGKVRTDITYPAGFMDVISIDKTGENFRLIYDTKGRFAVHRITPEEAKYKLCKVRKIVVGTKGIPHLVTHDARTIRYPDPLIKVNDTIQIDLETGKITDFIKFDTGNLCMVTGGANLGRIGVITNRERHPGSFDVVHVKDANGNSFATRLSNIFVIGKGNKPWISLPRGKGIRLTIAEERDKRLAAKQSSG, encoded by the coding sequence ATGGCTCGTGGTCCCAAGAAGCATCTGAAGCGGGTAGCAGCTCCAAAGCATTGGATGCTGGATAAATTGACCGGTGTGTTTGCTCCTCGTCCATCCACCGGTCCCCACAAGTTGAGAGAGTGTCTCCCCCTCATCGTCTTCCTAAGGAACAGACTTAAGTATGCCCTGACAGGAGATGAAGTAAAGAAGATTTGCATGCAGCGGTTCATTAAGATCGATGGCAAGGTCCGAACTGATATAACCTACCCTGCTGGATTCATGGATGTCATCAGCATTGACAAGACGGGAGAGAATTTCCGTCTGATCTATGACACCAAGGGTCGCTTTGCTGTACATCGTATTACACCTGAGGAGGCCAAGTACAAGTTATGCAAAGTGAGAAAGATCGTTGTGGGCACAAAAGGAATCCCTCATCTGGTGACTCATGATGCCCGCACCATCCGCTACCCCGATCCCCTCATCAAGGTGAATGATACCATTCAGATTGATTTGGAGACTGGCAAGATTACTGATTTCATCAAGTTCGACACTGGTAACCTGTGTATGGTGACTGGAGGTGCTAACCTGGGAAGAATTGGTGTGATCACCAACAGAGAGAGGCATCCTGGATCTTTTGACGTGGTTCACGTGAAAGATGCCAATGGCAACAGCTTTGCCACTAGACTTTCCAACATTTTTGTTATTGGCAAGGGCAACAAACCATGGATTTCTCTTCCCCGAGGAAAGGGTATCCGCCTCACCATTgctgaagagagagacaaaagactGGCGGCCAAACAGAGCAGTGGGTGA